A genomic region of Campylobacter corcagiensis contains the following coding sequences:
- a CDS encoding FecCD family ABC transporter permease encodes MLKVAFLSILWLIFGLYSLKLGQIDASFSEIFKALFESDNTLKSVILDIRLPRVLISSFCGGILGLCGICLQGLFKNILVDPKIIGVSTAASFGGCLAILYGFSGFWLICCAFGFGILGLFLLFYIASFVRNSSIYTFILAGIIINGFFGALISLTQYLADSEEVLPNIVFWLMGSFVASGYDELKILLIIGTPCIAMLILMRWRFNLLSLDEKDLKALKVNLNFLRIFILTLTTLFIATQVSISGNIGWVGLIVPHMARLLSGVNHLKSIPSAFLIGMIFMLLVDNLARTLSQSEIPIGIISALVGAPIFAYLLKRSYKSAN; translated from the coding sequence TTGCTAAAAGTTGCGTTTTTATCTATTTTATGGCTGATTTTTGGGCTTTACTCGCTAAAATTAGGTCAAATCGATGCTAGTTTTAGCGAAATTTTTAAAGCCCTTTTTGAAAGCGATAACACATTAAAAAGCGTTATTTTAGATATTAGACTTCCAAGAGTTTTGATTTCTAGCTTTTGTGGTGGGATTTTAGGGCTTTGTGGGATTTGCTTGCAAGGGCTTTTTAAAAATATCTTAGTCGATCCAAAAATCATAGGCGTTAGCACAGCAGCATCATTTGGTGGGTGTTTGGCAATTTTATATGGATTTAGTGGCTTTTGGCTAATTTGTTGTGCGTTTGGATTTGGGATTTTAGGGTTATTTTTACTTTTTTATATCGCAAGTTTTGTAAGAAATTCATCAATTTATACTTTTATTTTAGCTGGAATTATCATAAATGGCTTTTTTGGAGCATTAATCAGCCTAACGCAGTATCTAGCAGACAGTGAAGAAGTGCTTCCAAACATCGTATTTTGGCTAATGGGAAGCTTTGTGGCATCTGGATATGACGAGCTTAAAATTTTATTAATTATAGGAACTCCTTGCATTGCTATGTTGATTTTGATGCGGTGGCGATTTAACCTTTTAAGTTTAGATGAAAAAGATTTAAAAGCTTTAAAAGTTAATCTGAATTTTTTAAGAATATTTATACTAACTCTTACAACTTTGTTTATAGCAACGCAGGTAAGTATCAGCGGAAATATCGGTTGGGTAGGGCTTATCGTTCCACACATGGCTAGACTTCTAAGTGGAGTAAATCATCTAAAAAGCATTCCATCAGCATTTTTAATAGGGATGATTTTTATGCTTTTGGTTGATAATTTAGCTAGGACTTTATCACAAAGCGAGATCCCAATAGGCATAATTTCAGCTCTTGTTGGTGCTCCAATTTTTGCATATTTGCTAAAAAGGAGTTATAAAAGTGCTAATTGA
- a CDS encoding type IV secretory system conjugative DNA transfer family protein, translating into MIAKLQNATIKLLKLCHNFRKFKLKGEKMRTIGFLAEKSCPNKVEKTINLAPNYTHAMIIGATGAGKTSSAIMPILEDRISKNHGILMFDYKGEEHKKVKFLAKKFNRLEDVVMINLPWGKSINIINECNTETFVKLLEDKCFTSNGNEFWSKFASGYLKSVLDVSNSKERLIKTLTEQGLDLFTKPEINFKMITNILSSAENFKDFCLQIKEFKDAINFCDFKKYANDLPTDEAGVNFLVSINNPLKEFLKISDTFLEQNRSFYDEKLKYDDSLYVFKKNLPAMLSVINRYANNDFINQLDEKTIFEMLNEGKIVVINTTNFNDTILSVLLGGVLENSAKRKAFKELNPISLFIDEAQKVLSPDMDLHTDVLREAKVEVILSFQNEHLLINKIGKDEYFALKQNLVSKFIFKSEIQSYYEDAKDFETFECFDGNDVFMAKPIFIGDDELNLVEYEYQRLNKVMKNFAAHINSSDKFLVYNHALFEKDSKFYLFCLKNKTIIDEVDFISWADYMRIKRSLKTGFGFMKS; encoded by the coding sequence TTGATAGCAAAACTTCAAAATGCGACAATTAAGCTTTTGAAATTATGCCATAATTTTCGCAAATTTAAACTTAAAGGAGAAAAAATGAGAACCATTGGTTTTTTAGCAGAGAAAAGTTGCCCAAATAAAGTAGAAAAAACTATAAATTTAGCCCCTAATTACACTCATGCGATGATAATTGGTGCTACTGGAGCTGGTAAAACTTCATCAGCAATAATGCCTATTTTAGAAGATAGAATTTCTAAAAATCACGGTATTTTGATGTTTGATTATAAAGGTGAAGAGCATAAAAAGGTTAAATTTTTAGCTAAAAAATTTAATAGATTAGAAGATGTTGTTATGATAAATTTGCCTTGGGGTAAAAGCATCAATATAATAAATGAGTGCAATACAGAGACTTTTGTAAAACTTTTAGAGGATAAGTGCTTTACAAGTAATGGCAATGAATTTTGGTCTAAATTTGCATCTGGGTATCTAAAAAGCGTTTTAGATGTTTCAAACTCTAAAGAAAGGCTCATCAAAACACTCACAGAACAAGGTTTGGATTTATTTACAAAGCCTGAGATAAATTTTAAAATGATAACAAACATTTTATCAAGTGCTGAAAATTTTAAAGATTTTTGCTTGCAAATTAAAGAGTTTAAAGATGCGATAAATTTTTGTGATTTTAAGAAATATGCTAATGATTTACCAACTGATGAAGCTGGAGTTAATTTTTTAGTAAGCATAAATAATCCATTAAAAGAGTTTCTAAAGATTAGCGATACTTTTTTAGAACAAAATAGATCATTTTATGATGAAAAATTAAAATATGATGATTCCTTGTATGTTTTCAAAAAAAATCTACCAGCAATGCTATCTGTCATTAATAGATACGCAAATAATGATTTTATCAATCAATTAGATGAAAAAACTATTTTTGAAATGCTAAATGAAGGCAAAATTGTTGTTATAAATACCACAAATTTTAATGATACGATTTTGAGTGTTTTGCTGGGTGGGGTTTTAGAAAATAGTGCAAAAAGAAAGGCTTTTAAAGAGTTAAATCCGATAAGTTTGTTTATAGATGAAGCACAAAAGGTTCTATCGCCTGATATGGATCTACACACCGATGTTTTAAGGGAGGCGAAGGTTGAAGTTATTTTGTCATTTCAAAACGAACACCTGCTTATAAATAAGATAGGAAAAGATGAATACTTTGCTTTAAAGCAGAATTTAGTAAGTAAATTTATCTTTAAAAGTGAAATCCAAAGCTACTATGAAGATGCAAAAGATTTTGAAACTTTTGAGTGCTTTGACGGCAATGATGTTTTTATGGCAAAGCCGATTTTCATTGGAGATGATGAGCTAAATTTGGTTGAGTATGAGTATCAAAGACTAAATAAAGTTATGAAAAATTTTGCAGCTCACATTAATAGTAGCGATAAATTTTTAGTTTACAATCACGCTTTATTTGAAAAGGATAGTAAATTTTATCTTTTTTGCTTAAAAAATAAAACGATAATTGATGAAGTGGATTTTATTTCATGGGCTGATTATATGAGGATAAAAAGATCACTAAAAACAGGATTTGGCTTTATGAAATCATAA
- a CDS encoding PAS domain-containing protein, protein MTKPVPKDEEIIFDPDRFVISKTDPKGYITYANEFFCSVCLYNKDELKGVNHNIIRHPDMPKIAFKLMWDTIKSGKKFKALVKNLAKDGRYYWVFAEVEPHFDPTTGEIVSYTAYRKAPSREAIAAIEPIYKALISKEQVGGMSASLDFLNKYLADNQTTYDELIDSLTKDVKISRSGIFNFIKNLFSKKSW, encoded by the coding sequence ATGACAAAGCCAGTTCCAAAAGATGAAGAGATTATATTTGATCCTGATAGATTTGTAATCTCCAAAACAGACCCTAAAGGATATATTACATACGCTAATGAATTTTTTTGTAGTGTGTGTTTATATAATAAAGATGAATTAAAAGGTGTTAATCACAATATAATTCGTCACCCAGATATGCCAAAAATAGCTTTTAAGCTTATGTGGGATACTATAAAAAGCGGCAAAAAGTTTAAAGCTTTAGTTAAAAATTTGGCTAAAGATGGAAGGTATTATTGGGTTTTTGCTGAAGTTGAGCCGCATTTTGATCCTACTACAGGTGAGATAGTTTCTTATACTGCTTATAGAAAAGCTCCATCAAGAGAAGCTATAGCGGCTATAGAGCCTATCTATAAAGCTTTGATTAGTAAAGAACAGGTTGGTGGGATGAGTGCCAGCCTTGATTTTTTAAATAAATATCTAGCAGATAATCAAACAACATACGATGAGCTTATTGATAGTCTTACCAAAGATGTTAAGATAAGCAGAAGTGGTATTTTTAATTTTATAAAAAATCTGTTTTCCAAAAAGAGTTGGTAA
- the rpmB gene encoding 50S ribosomal protein L28, producing MAKRCDITGKGPMVGHSVSHANNKTKKRFMPNLRTVRVRLEDGTSMKIKVAASTLRTMKKNSK from the coding sequence ATGGCAAAAAGATGTGATATTACAGGCAAAGGCCCTATGGTAGGACATAGTGTAAGCCACGCAAATAACAAAACTAAAAAAAGATTTATGCCAAATCTTAGAACCGTTCGTGTAAGACTTGAAGATGGTACAAGTATGAAGATTAAAGTTGCTGCTTCAACTCTAAGAACTATGAAAAAAAATTCTAAGTAA
- the argJ gene encoding bifunctional glutamate N-acetyltransferase/amino-acid acetyltransferase ArgJ produces the protein MFDIISLKNGLENVEGFYFGGVSAGFKKDGKNDFGFIRSDEPFLVSKVFTTNKFRAAPLEHALRYGKNFSSNFILLNSKNANAMTGEAGISDIDEILSNIPLNLINPLMSSTGVIGERLKKDKLIKAISKFNFKSKDSNAVAQAIMTTDNFKKELAFRVELKNGKSFNIAAICKGAGMIQPCMATMLCYILTDAKIPQSDMDELLNGAIKQSFNAISVDGDTSTNDTVMLFSSGKKDYDKQAFKAALNMITLNLALMIVKDGEGSKKVVSYEINGAKSDYEAQIVAKKLSNSLLVKTALHGEDPNWGRIASTIGASGVECDPKTLSIYYDDVLVYDKDHTELDEVREQKAHKVMKKDSFKIKCDLGVGKGKFIAYGCDLGHTYVDINSSYRS, from the coding sequence ATGTTTGATATTATTTCACTAAAAAATGGGCTTGAAAATGTTGAAGGATTTTATTTTGGTGGCGTAAGTGCTGGATTTAAAAAAGATGGTAAAAATGACTTTGGTTTTATAAGAAGTGATGAGCCATTTTTGGTAAGCAAAGTTTTTACTACAAATAAATTCAGAGCTGCTCCTTTAGAGCATGCCTTAAGATATGGTAAAAATTTTAGCTCAAATTTCATACTTTTAAACTCAAAAAATGCAAATGCCATGACAGGAGAAGCTGGCATTAGCGATATAGATGAGATTTTATCTAACATTCCACTAAATTTAATAAATCCTTTAATGAGTTCAACTGGAGTAATCGGAGAGAGGCTTAAAAAAGATAAACTTATAAAGGCAATTTCAAAATTTAACTTTAAATCTAAAGATTCAAATGCTGTAGCACAGGCTATAATGACAACTGATAACTTCAAAAAAGAGCTTGCCTTTAGGGTTGAACTTAAAAATGGCAAAAGCTTTAATATAGCAGCCATTTGTAAAGGCGCTGGAATGATACAGCCTTGTATGGCTACTATGCTTTGTTATATTTTAACAGATGCTAAAATTCCACAAAGTGATATGGATGAGCTTTTAAATGGTGCTATTAAACAAAGCTTTAATGCTATAAGTGTGGACGGGGATACATCTACAAACGATACAGTGATGCTTTTTAGTTCTGGTAAAAAAGATTATGACAAACAAGCTTTTAAAGCAGCTCTTAATATGATAACTCTAAATTTAGCCCTTATGATAGTAAAAGATGGTGAGGGTTCTAAAAAAGTAGTCTCTTATGAGATAAATGGAGCAAAAAGCGATTATGAAGCTCAAATTGTAGCTAAGAAGCTTTCAAATTCTCTTTTGGTAAAAACTGCTCTACATGGAGAAGATCCAAATTGGGGAAGAATAGCTTCAACTATTGGAGCAAGTGGCGTGGAGTGTGATCCAAAGACTCTTAGCATATACTATGATGATGTTTTAGTTTATGATAAAGACCATACAGAGCTTGATGAAGTTAGAGAACAAAAAGCTCACAAAGTTATGAAAAAAGATAGCTTTAAGATAAAGTGTGATTTAGGGGTTGGTAAAGGTAAATTTATAGCTTATGGTTGCGATTTAGGGCATACTTATGTAGATATAAATTCAAGTTATCGCTCATAA
- a CDS encoding ABC transporter ATP-binding protein, with the protein MLIEALNLGFYYKKDEFCFKDLNFSVGENEIVAILGLNGQGKSTLLYNLIGILKPKVGQIFINQSFSYLSQNLNLNFNYRVIDIVLMGLVKEISLFKVPSKYDYEKSINALEILGISHLKDRFYHTLSGGQKQLVLLARTIVSKSKTLILDEPFSAMDLKNQNRVLNLIKSLKNDLKISIIFTTHNPDHAHAVADKTLILYDDLSYKFGKSKSVLSSLNLTKLYGVRVKNVEFEGRDYLITLFDN; encoded by the coding sequence GTGCTAATTGAGGCTTTAAATTTAGGTTTTTATTATAAAAAAGATGAGTTTTGTTTTAAGGATCTAAATTTTAGCGTCGGCGAAAATGAAATAGTTGCGATTTTAGGGCTAAATGGACAAGGAAAAAGCACACTTTTGTATAATTTAATAGGCATTTTAAAGCCAAAAGTAGGGCAAATTTTTATAAATCAAAGTTTTTCATATCTTAGTCAAAATTTAAACTTAAATTTTAATTACCGCGTGATTGATATTGTTTTAATGGGACTTGTTAAAGAAATTTCACTTTTTAAAGTACCATCAAAATATGACTATGAAAAAAGCATAAACGCACTTGAAATTTTAGGAATTTCTCATCTTAAAGACCGCTTTTATCACACCTTATCAGGTGGGCAAAAACAGCTTGTTTTACTTGCTAGGACGATCGTTTCAAAAAGTAAAACTCTAATACTTGATGAGCCATTTAGTGCGATGGATCTTAAAAATCAAAACAGAGTTTTAAATTTAATTAAAAGCTTAAAAAATGATCTTAAAATTAGCATTATTTTTACTACTCATAATCCAGATCACGCTCACGCAGTAGCTGATAAAACGCTTATTTTATATGATGATTTAAGCTATAAATTTGGCAAATCAAAAAGCGTTTTAAGTTCTTTAAATTTAACAAAACTTTATGGAGTTAGAGTTAAAAATGTGGAATTTGAAGGCAGGGATTATTTAATAACTTTGTTTGATAATTAA
- the rpe gene encoding ribulose-phosphate 3-epimerase, whose amino-acid sequence MYVAPSILSADFGNLASDVKAVCEAGADLLHIDVMDGHFVPNLTMGPMIVQAAKNASLVPLDIHLMVENVSFFVDLYLPLKPKFLSFHIEEEKHPLRVIDHIRKNGVSPAITLNPHTPISSLKHIINEVDMVLLMSVNPGFGGQKFMPLVLEKAKELRELIYKTNSVCMIEVDGGVNGLNVRDLDDAGVDIVVAGSYIFSSNDYKTAINSLKL is encoded by the coding sequence ATGTATGTAGCACCGAGCATTTTATCAGCAGATTTTGGAAATTTAGCAAGTGATGTAAAAGCTGTGTGTGAAGCGGGTGCTGACCTACTTCATATAGATGTGATGGATGGGCATTTTGTTCCAAATTTAACAATGGGGCCGATGATAGTACAAGCTGCTAAAAATGCAAGCTTAGTCCCGCTTGATATTCACTTAATGGTAGAAAATGTTAGCTTTTTTGTTGATTTATATCTTCCTCTTAAACCAAAATTTTTAAGCTTTCACATTGAAGAAGAAAAGCACCCCTTAAGAGTTATAGATCACATAAGAAAAAATGGCGTCTCTCCAGCTATCACGCTAAATCCTCATACCCCAATATCATCTTTAAAACACATCATAAATGAGGTTGATATGGTGCTTTTAATGAGTGTAAATCCTGGTTTTGGCGGTCAAAAATTTATGCCTTTGGTTTTAGAAAAAGCAAAGGAACTAAGAGAGCTGATATATAAAACAAATTCCGTTTGTATGATAGAAGTAGATGGCGGCGTAAATGGCTTAAATGTGCGAGATTTAGATGATGCTGGAGTTGATATCGTAGTGGCTGGAAGCTATATCTTCTCATCAAATGATTATAAAACCGCGATTAACTCTTTAAAGCTGTAA
- a CDS encoding 3'-5' exonuclease yields MQKDLENLINLLASKSINYYDFITKAKHINEINSLIEVKSFTMWQTLGLPIIKLDNGKVTLKTRETSIDEAIFCVVDIETSGGIKDGQIIEIGAVKFQNGKILDKFQSFAKAKSIPENIVELTGITLDDLKDAPALSSVIEKFKIFLSDSVFVAHNAKFDYNFISITSKNLGLGPLLNRAICTINLARRTISAEKYGLSSLKELLGINNAHHRALNDAISACEILKVCLKNLPWNVQSVEDLIEFSKNAKTVKIITPKG; encoded by the coding sequence ATGCAAAAAGATTTAGAAAATTTAATAAATCTCCTAGCATCTAAAAGCATAAATTATTATGATTTTATCACAAAAGCTAAGCACATTAATGAAATTAACTCATTAATTGAGGTTAAAAGCTTTACTATGTGGCAAACACTAGGTCTTCCTATAATAAAACTTGATAATGGAAAAGTAACACTTAAAACTCGTGAGACTTCTATAGATGAGGCTATTTTTTGTGTTGTGGATATTGAGACAAGTGGTGGGATAAAAGATGGTCAAATCATTGAAATCGGGGCTGTTAAATTTCAAAATGGCAAAATTTTGGATAAATTCCAAAGCTTTGCAAAAGCAAAATCCATACCTGAAAATATAGTCGAACTTACAGGCATAACGCTTGATGATTTAAAAGATGCACCAGCTCTTTCAAGTGTGATCGAAAAATTTAAGATATTTTTAAGCGACTCAGTTTTTGTAGCTCACAATGCTAAATTTGACTACAACTTTATAAGTATAACCTCTAAAAATTTAGGACTTGGACCACTTCTAAACCGTGCAATATGCACTATAAATTTAGCCAGAAGAACCATATCAGCTGAAAAATACGGCCTAAGTTCTCTAAAAGAGCTTTTAGGCATAAATAACGCTCATCATAGAGCATTAAATGATGCTATAAGTGCGTGTGAAATTCTAAAAGTATGTCTTAAAAATTTGCCTTGGAATGTCCAAAGTGTTGAAGATTTAATAGAATTTAGCAAAAATGCAAAAACAGTAAAAATCATAACACCAAAAGGATAA
- a CDS encoding YdcH family protein produces the protein MFPEYRELMSSLKGKNARFDSLMEKHDELDHKVTQLQNSYARDEEIQEVKQEKLRIKEEIYKLLKDADK, from the coding sequence ATGTTTCCAGAGTACAGAGAGCTTATGTCAAGCTTAAAAGGTAAAAATGCAAGATTTGACTCACTTATGGAAAAACACGATGAGTTAGACCATAAAGTTACCCAACTTCAAAATTCCTATGCTAGAGATGAAGAAATTCAAGAGGTAAAGCAAGAAAAACTTAGAATAAAGGAAGAAATTTATAAACTTTTAAAAGATGCTGATAAGTAG
- a CDS encoding CapA family protein — MRLFLGLILFINFCFASIIKIIVVGDIMTHKPQIDYAKINAGYDFSPQFSNIKDFLKSADLVVGNFESASNPNLAYKGYPLFNTPPEIFKALKDAGFHALSTANNHALDAGIDGIFSTNEAIKNAGLFSFGTGKQKELILDVKGVKIALLSYSYGYNGLENSISLNEKKFINFLDEDQIQKDIEKMSKLGADFIMVFPHWGVEYQSFSSKSQQILAKKMINFGVNAVIGNHPHVTQEISWDVQNGFIAYSCGNFISNQRLETIKKIQSEQSVAYEIVVSKDENFTQIVDVYASPLWVNPVFENGKKTIKVFLANDIMEENYDKNTTKFLISNPEIRAKKAYDDFLKKISDLNASF; from the coding sequence TTGCGACTCTTTTTAGGCTTAATTTTATTTATAAATTTTTGTTTTGCAAGTATCATTAAAATCATCGTTGTTGGTGATATAATGACGCATAAACCGCAGATTGATTATGCAAAAATAAATGCAGGGTATGATTTTTCACCTCAGTTTAGCAATATAAAAGATTTTTTAAAAAGTGCAGATTTAGTCGTTGGTAACTTTGAAAGTGCTTCTAATCCAAATTTAGCCTATAAAGGATATCCACTTTTTAACACTCCGCCTGAAATTTTTAAGGCATTAAAAGATGCTGGATTTCACGCTTTATCAACGGCTAATAATCACGCTTTGGATGCTGGAATTGATGGAATTTTTAGTACAAATGAGGCTATAAAAAATGCTGGTCTTTTTAGCTTTGGCACAGGAAAACAAAAAGAGTTAATTTTAGATGTAAAAGGCGTTAAAATTGCACTCTTAAGCTACTCGTATGGATATAATGGGCTTGAAAATTCAATAAGCCTTAATGAGAAAAAGTTTATAAATTTCTTAGATGAAGATCAAATTCAAAAAGATATTGAGAAAATGAGCAAACTAGGGGCTGATTTTATCATGGTTTTTCCACATTGGGGCGTGGAATATCAGAGTTTTTCAAGCAAATCTCAGCAAATTTTAGCTAAAAAAATGATAAATTTTGGAGTAAATGCTGTAATTGGAAATCATCCTCATGTTACGCAAGAAATTTCTTGGGATGTTCAAAACGGCTTTATAGCTTACTCTTGTGGAAATTTTATTTCGAATCAACGGTTAGAAACTATTAAAAAAATACAAAGCGAACAAAGTGTTGCTTATGAAATTGTTGTATCAAAAGATGAAAATTTCACTCAAATAGTTGATGTTTATGCTAGTCCTTTGTGGGTAAATCCAGTTTTTGAAAACGGCAAGAAAACTATAAAAGTTTTTCTTGCAAACGATATAATGGAAGAAAATTATGATAAAAACACAACTAAATTTTTAATATCAAACCCTGAAATTAGAGCAAAAAAAGCTTACGATGATTTTTTGAAAAAAATAAGTGATTTAAATGCTAGTTTTTAA
- the alr gene encoding alanine racemase yields MQNIFAAINLDNFEHNFKIIKSLLDPSVKFCGVVKADAYGHGSVVISKFYEKLGADYLAVARLNEAVELRKNGINLPVLILSYCDDINLALKYDIEVAIFSLEMAKKADEISKKEQKKLKIHIALDTGMSRLGFVLGDENVVCDEILAISKLKNLEIVGIFTHFATADEDSDFSYIQSNKFRNLINLLEKNSLFIKIKHISNSASTIKFKNAHFNMVRVGISSYGFLPSSDFKSDINLLPVMSLKAKIINIKTLQKGIGISYGLTYKTKKEEKIATISIGYADGFSRAQKEPKVLINGVLCDVVGRICMDQCMVRVPFDMKVNIGEYATIFDESTLTAQDVAERYNTISYEVLCSIRRRIPKIYIKDGKIIKSVDYLNLN; encoded by the coding sequence ATGCAAAATATCTTTGCAGCTATAAATTTAGATAATTTTGAACATAATTTTAAAATCATAAAATCCCTGCTTGATCCTAGCGTTAAATTTTGCGGGGTAGTAAAAGCTGATGCTTACGGACATGGAAGCGTTGTGATATCAAAATTTTATGAGAAATTAGGGGCTGATTATTTAGCAGTTGCTAGACTAAATGAAGCAGTTGAACTTAGAAAAAATGGCATAAATTTACCAGTTTTAATCCTTAGCTACTGTGATGATATAAATTTAGCTTTAAAATACGACATTGAAGTAGCTATTTTTAGCTTAGAAATGGCAAAAAAAGCAGATGAAATTTCAAAAAAAGAGCAAAAAAAACTGAAAATTCATATAGCCTTAGATACTGGAATGTCTCGTCTTGGGTTTGTTTTAGGCGATGAAAATGTAGTTTGTGATGAAATTTTAGCCATTTCAAAACTTAAAAATTTAGAAATAGTTGGAATTTTTACCCATTTTGCAACCGCTGATGAAGATAGTGATTTTTCATATATTCAAAGTAACAAATTTAGAAATTTAATAAATTTACTTGAAAAAAATTCACTTTTTATAAAAATAAAACATATATCAAACTCAGCTTCAACTATTAAATTTAAAAACGCACATTTTAATATGGTAAGAGTTGGTATATCAAGTTATGGATTTTTGCCATCGAGTGATTTTAAAAGCGATATAAATCTTCTTCCAGTAATGAGCCTAAAAGCAAAAATAATAAATATTAAAACCCTTCAAAAAGGCATTGGAATAAGCTATGGACTAACATATAAAACCAAAAAAGAAGAAAAAATCGCCACTATAAGTATCGGATACGCAGATGGATTTAGCAGAGCTCAAAAAGAACCAAAAGTCTTAATTAATGGTGTTTTGTGTGATGTTGTTGGTAGAATTTGTATGGATCAGTGCATGGTCCGAGTGCCTTTTGATATGAAGGTAAACATAGGAGAGTATGCAACTATCTTTGATGAAAGCACCTTAACAGCTCAAGATGTGGCAGAAAGATATAACACTATAAGCTATGAAGTGCTTTGTTCTATAAGAAGACGAATCCCTAAAATTTACATAAAAGATGGAAAAATTATAAAAAGTGTGGATTATCTAAATTTAAACTAA
- a CDS encoding potassium channel family protein, with amino-acid sequence MSFTDKIRKFLGWTKISKPDIDADLEIYSQLRHFRLPFILVVFAMMIGTLGFIFFSNFSVLDAFYQAGMTLTTVGYTEVAYITPSGRMFAVFFMFLGFGIFTFSIGIVIEVLRRGKLIAAIKEKSMIYKVARLKNHFVICYHNAYTIELSKQFRENHIPFVVIDNSENFEEIAAEYKYPYYIKGEPHTESSLLKSHLSSAKGAITLSSNIADNIAIIASVRLYEKELELTRKYFIMTTTDNDSNANKLKKLGADFVLMPSKLTAQRLSAISVRPDMENILDRFLYNKDSPIDMEEISVPEHSWVRFKRIKDTHIRELTTASIVGIRDEFDKFTPMPDGDAVIGTNAKLLIVGTAEGISFARKLINGRYKPRDFNYV; translated from the coding sequence ATGTCCTTCACAGATAAAATAAGAAAATTTTTAGGCTGGACTAAGATCTCAAAACCAGACATAGATGCTGATTTAGAAATTTATTCTCAATTAAGACACTTTAGATTACCATTTATCCTAGTTGTTTTTGCTATGATGATAGGAACACTAGGATTTATATTTTTTAGCAATTTTTCAGTTTTAGATGCTTTCTATCAAGCGGGAATGACGCTAACTACTGTTGGTTATACTGAAGTTGCATACATAACTCCTTCTGGACGAATGTTTGCTGTGTTTTTTATGTTTTTGGGTTTTGGGATTTTTACTTTTTCTATAGGTATAGTTATAGAAGTTTTAAGGCGGGGAAAACTTATAGCCGCCATAAAGGAAAAAAGTATGATTTATAAAGTTGCTAGGCTTAAAAACCACTTCGTGATATGCTACCACAACGCCTACACAATCGAGCTTTCAAAACAATTTAGAGAAAACCACATACCTTTTGTTGTGATTGATAATAGTGAAAATTTTGAAGAGATTGCAGCTGAGTATAAATATCCTTACTATATAAAAGGAGAGCCGCATACTGAGAGTTCGCTTTTAAAATCTCACCTTTCAAGTGCAAAAGGAGCTATAACACTTAGTTCAAATATCGCTGATAATATCGCAATAATTGCCTCTGTTAGGCTTTATGAAAAAGAGCTTGAGCTAACTAGAAAATATTTTATTATGACAACAACTGATAATGACTCAAACGCTAATAAACTGAAAAAGCTAGGAGCTGATTTTGTGCTGATGCCATCAAAACTAACAGCTCAGCGTCTTTCTGCTATCAGTGTTCGTCCTGATATGGAAAATATCTTAGATAGATTTTTGTATAACAAAGACTCACCAATTGATATGGAAGAGATTTCTGTACCTGAACACTCATGGGTTAGATTTAAACGCATTAAAGATACGCATATCAGGGAGCTTACAACTGCTTCTATAGTTGGTATAAGAGATGAGTTTGATAAATTTACCCCAATGCCAGATGGTGATGCTGTTATTGGTACAAATGCTAAGCTTTTGATAGTTGGTACAGCAGAGGGTATATCTTTTGCTAGAAAGCTGATAAATGGACGATATAAACCAAGGGATTTTAATTATGTTTGA